DNA sequence from the Drosophila sechellia strain sech25 chromosome 3L, ASM438219v1, whole genome shotgun sequence genome:
GTTAAGCAGAGCCGCGGAAGAACGAACAATAGGATTTTTAGGGAGAGTCCCCCGGCGTGAGTGGGTaagtctgtctgtctgtccaaGTTCTGTGCGTCCATCTATCATGCCTTCCCTGCGATTTGTAACTGTCACAACAAACGGGTTGTTTTGGTTCAGCACTCTCGCCCGGCCAGTTGGGAAATCCATAGGATCGTTTTGCTGGCTGAATTCGCCAATGCATTCGCTGTGTGCTCTGCATGGATCAaagttattaaataattaatggcCAGCGGTGCAAAGAGAAAAACACAGATTGCTGCATGTTTGGGGCATTATTTACGGCCTGCTTAGCTAGACGTCCGTATCGCGGCTCTCATTAGGCCAAGCATGAAGCTCCAGAACACCCATCCCAGCCTCCCATCGCAGGTGCTATCCGGCCAGCTGGCTATACAGATCATTTAGTCATCGATTTGCATCTCGAAGAAAGCGGCTCGGCGGCTCTAATTTTTGGCAATTACATAAACCCCATGCCCTCGGGGGCCTGTTCCACAAATGATTCGGCACCAACGAGCCATGAGCCGCACTTTGGTAATCTGAGAAGAGCAGACAGAAACCGAAACCATTTTCTCGAAGACGTTTATTTTTGGCAGGAACGCTGAGCAGATGGATGAATCAGTCTCTGCCCAACTGATCGGTCGTCACGGGTCTGTCCACCCGGATCACTCTTTCGGCCACGTTCAGATAGGCCTCGTACTCCACTGTGTCCGGCGTGGTGTCGTAGTGGTAGTGGCCTCCCCAGTTGGCAAAGGAAAACGAGTGGAAGTGCTGCAGGCGGAGGTCCACTCCCATGTCCTTGGTCACCAAGGTGCCCACTGCGTTGAGCTGGGCGGGCATTTCGTAAAACTTCAACCAGTTTTGGATCTGTTCCTGGGTGTGGATGGGCGTCTTGCTGAAATCCCGCATTACGTGCTGGTGGACACAGCCCCTCCTGACCACAAAGATTCCTCCCAAGCCCACCACCTGGTCTCCGTAGTGCCGTTCCAGACCCTTGCGAATGCATTCCACAAAGTTTTCCCCTCCAGTTCGCTGTTTTGCGGAAATTCGGAGCACTTCACCAGGTTTTCCCTCGCTAAGGAAGAGGTTTAGGATCAGAGCAGCACGGGATTCGGTTTCGGGAATCCTTTCGAGAACACAGTCCTCATTCGCTCCCCTCACAGTGGCCGTGTAGCTTCCTTGGGTGAGTTCATCCGTTTCGCTTAGCGAGAAATTAAAGATGCCCTCGCAATTGGAGTGGCGAATGGGCCAGGGACCTGCTCCCGGTCCAACTGCAAAGATCTTTCCTGCTCCTTGGGCCCGCCGTGTGATCTCCTTCAGATTGTAGAGCTTATCTCGCTGCACCAAAGGCCGCAAGTAGGGTGGGCCTCCTGCTTCCAGAAGAGTGGCCTTTCCTCTCAGTCCACTCTCCACAAGGCCAAACTGGGAGTCCCTTAAATCCGGACAAGCTACCACACTGACATCTACGGTCCGAAAGTTCTCATCCAGAGCACCCTGTATGACTGGAGAGCAGGTGGAAAGCTTTATCTGACGTATCCGCTAGATGAGAACTATTTTTATCAGCGATTCCACGCGGGAGTGCTCACCTCTTTTCAGTTCCGAGAGGGGCGGCCCATGGAGTGCCCTCTCCTCGAAGAGCAGCTGATCCGTTTGAAGGTGACTCCCGTTCATGGTATCTCTGCAAATATTTCGGTACGGGTTCAGGGACTTTCCTTGCTGGAGGTAAGCTAGCGACTGACCGAAGCGCCATCGTCTGATAAAAATGTGTGATATTCGAACGCCTGTCATGATAATGTTCTACTGATACAGGGCTTTCAATTTATATAAGTATGTGGTTTTCTGGTTTGAGTTTCTATAATGACCTGTTTCCAAAATAATAATGTACTAACATAGAGATAGAAGTGTAGCTGAAGTAATTTTAGATTTTGTAAATTTGGTTGGCCAGCTGATAAGCTATTTTAGTATTTGCTATGCCCGAATGGGACTTGCGGAGATAAAAAGACCGTTTCTGTTTTCGAGcttatgttttgtttatttactattaTTTATTGGGGGTTAGGGCAATGGAAAAGTCGGCTACAACTAGATACGGCAGATAAGATCTAGTCGCGTCCCACCTTGTGAGTGGCCACGGGCTTGTCCACCCGCACCACCCGCTCGGCCACGTTCAGGTAGGCCTCGTACTCCACGATGTCCGGCGTGGTGTCGTAGTGGTAGTGGCCGCCCCAGTTGCTGAAGGAGAAGGAGTGGAAGTGCTGCAGGCGAAGGTCCAGGTCGTGCTCCTTGGTCACCAGCGTGCCCACGGCGTTCAGCTGGGCTGGCATCTCGTAGAACTTGAGCCACTCGTTCACCTCCTCGTCGCTGTGGATGGGCGTCTTGCTGAAGTCCCGCATCACGTGCTGGTGGGCAGCGCCCTTCTTGATCAGGAAGATGCCTCCCAGACCCACCACCTTGTCGCCGTAGTGGTTCTCCAGGCCTTTGCGGATGCACTCGATGAAGTTCTGTTCGCCAGTGCGCTGCTTGGCGGTGATTCTCAGTACCTGGCCGGGTTTGCCCTGGCTGAGGAAGAGGTTGAGAAGCAGGGCGCACCTGGGCTCTGTGTGGGGTATCTTCTCCAGGACGCACTCCTCCTGCTCTCCCCTCACAGTGGCCGTGTAGCTGCCGTTCGTGAGCTCATCCTTCTCGTTCACGGACAAGTTGAAGATGCCCTCGCAGTTGGATCCCCGGATGGGCCATGGTCCCGCTCCGGCGCCAACGGCGAACACCGTGCCGGGGCCCTGGATCTTCCGCGTGATCTCGGAGATGTTGTACAGCTTATCTCGCTGCACAAGGGGCAGCAGGAAGGGCGGGCCTCCCGCCTCCAGCAGCGTGGGCTTGCCGCCCAGTCCACTCTCCACCAGGCCGAACTGCTTGGCCTTCAGATCCGGACAAGGACCCACACTAACGTCCACATTGGCGAAGTTGGCCGCCAGGGCACCCTGTATAACTGTGGGAGAGGGAGGGTAACCGTTAGAGCTTTATCTCGACCTCCATCTAGACGAGATATGGCAAAAGCTGAGCAAAAGCTCCGCCGCCAATCAtatgtttctgtttctgtttgggATTTGCTCAATGAAAACAGCaagcagaaaacaaaaatcacaGAGCGCAGAACCCACCAAAAACCGGCTGTGGAAAGTTCGGCACCGTTCTGCTGAAGGTCATTTGCACATGGCACGTATTGTTATCTGTGGGATCGCTGGGAAATCCAACTCGACTCACCGTTCTGTAGCTCCGACAATGGGGGCACGTACAGCGGCTTCTCCTCGAAGAGCAGTTGCTCCGTACTGAGTTGGTTCTGGCTCATTTTGGCTGGAGGTGTGTCCTAGTTACTTTGCTCCTTATTGCGGTTCTGGCCTCGTTCCGATTCAGGTTTGGATTCCTTTCTCTAGCCCAAGTATTCTAGCCGCGCAGAGGCTACCTACCGCTCGCTAGATCGTTGCAAACACGACTGTCTGCTGAAACCAGATGGGGTCTCGTTTTTTAAAGTTGAGTGCTCGGCGCCCGGTTTGCCCTATAGTTAACATTGCTGGTACGGCCGGCCGGTACAGGGTGCATCCGCCGATAAGATAAACTCTTGTGCCGTATTTAGCTTAATTAGAGTCGAGATCGAGTTCCTAAGGTTCCTGCGGGGAGGTGGAGCGATCCATCAGCTCTCACGCTTAATGCGCATGTCAGGAAGGCGTATTTACGGTGCGGCTAATTCGCTACAGTAGCGCCTCCGTTTAACGACCTAAGTCAATGTGAGGCACGAACTTTTCCATGAACGCCAGAAAACTTTCCACTTCGTCGTCACTTTCGCTGCCCGTAAAGGTTCTATAGGGCTCGGACCCTAAAATAACTGGTTGCTGCTCCATTTGATGGCTCTCATTTACATATTCTCTGTCTATAGAAACCGCCAAGAAAGTTGTCGTCCCCAACTGGCCCAAAAATTAAGCCCAACCAAATGTTTTCAAACGAATTGGTTGATGGCCAATTAAGAAGATCTGTTTGTGGTAGGAAGTCGTAGGAATGGGTAGAGCGGTCCACGCAGAGCACCTTTCACTGTACCCCACTGATAAGTCCAGCCCTCTTTCGGTTGGTGTCCACTGATAGTGCCCGTGGTTGGGTCCGCGATCGAGTTTTGTCATTTAGCGGTCACGTTTGCTACGTCAGTGGGCCGCATCAGATAAGAGTGTGTGGTGTGTATGTGGTTTCCATATAGCCAGAATAtagttcaattcgggtgttaCTCGGGTCAAGCCGCAAGTGATGGGCAAACAAATCGAGCAAGGGTGCCAATTTGATGTATGGCCAGCTAATGAGGTGCAGATTGGCTGGCCTGGATTCTTTCGAATGATAGATAGCGTGCCATTAGATGTGCCACGAAATGACAGTATCCACGCCTCGCAGAGGAGCACTCTGGTTGTCCAGGATCATGTCCAAACTGGTCCATGCAATCCATCATTTCGCCAATGACTGGATAGGATGTATAGTTTATCATAATTGCAAAGCCAGCCGAAGAGCCATCTACAGGCATTTGTTCTGGGACGACCCCAAAAGAACTCGTTGGTGACCCAATTCCGATGGCCACTTCACTTTTTTCCTCGCCGGCCAGTGGCAAACTGGTTGCGAGAACTGTGTCAGCTCCGATACTCGAACTCGTATTCGCATCCAGGCAGACTTCCAACTAACATATGttgtccatgtccatgtcacATTAGGCAATGTTTGACAGCCGCCAATCCGCAACATTGTAAGATGGGCAACCGCATTGCATCCAGTAGAGGCGCGGATGGAGCCGGAGAGGGAGCCGCCGGCGAGGGTAACTCCAGGTTCAATACCCGCCGCCGATATCAGCAGCACAAGAGGGAGTACTGTCTGCAGAACGAGTACCGATCGAAGACCCTGCCCGCCCGCCATCCGCACCACAGTGATCCCCACCAGAGCCCCCAGAAGTGCAGCACCCAGGAGCGACTGGGCTCGAGCAGTTGCTTGGGAGCTGGCCAGAATGCATCCAACAACGCAACGCCGCACAATGGAGAGACGTCGAGGGTGCTCTTTCTGCTCTACTTGATTCACCGCACCTGGAACGTGGTCATGGACACGATGGACTCACGCACCAAGAGGTAAGACTTCATTTGTTCCAATTAGAAGATCTCAGAGTGCTATGACACTGGCATGCAAGAATTGCTAACTGAATTTATATTGTTAATTCTTCAAGCAGTCGTTCGGCTAGAGGAAATTCACCCCAAAAAGAGTCGCCCGTGGATATTGAACTCCAGCCGCGGGTTCTGGATGAGGAATGCTCCATTGGCATCACCGACTTGGACGCCTCATCGTTCTGCTCCCAGTACTcgtgctgcagctgcagctacTGCGATGTGGAAACcacggggacccagaccaatGTCTACAGTTCAATTGGCGACGACTTTTCCCTGGATTCCATGTTCGAGGCGGGAAAGTCGATGGTTGACAGGTGAGCACAACCACAGACTAAA
Encoded proteins:
- the LOC6610271 gene encoding ester hydrolase C11orf54 homolog → MNGSHLQTDQLLFEERALHGPPLSELKRVIQGALDENFRTVDVSVVACPDLRDSQFGLVESGLRGKATLLEAGGPPYLRPLVQRDKLYNLKEITRRAQGAGKIFAVGPGAGPWPIRHSNCEGIFNFSLSETDELTQGSYTATVRGANEDCVLERIPETESRAALILNLFLSEGKPGEVLRISAKQRTGGENFVECIRKGLERHYGDQVVGLGGIFVVRRGCVHQHVMRDFSKTPIHTQEQIQNWLKFYEMPAQLNAVGTLVTKDMGVDLRLQHFHSFSFANWGGHYHYDTTPDTVEYEAYLNVAERVIRVDRPVTTDQLGRD
- the LOC6610272 gene encoding ester hydrolase C11orf54 homolog, producing MSQNQLSTEQLLFEEKPLYVPPLSELQNVIQGALAANFANVDVSVGPCPDLKAKQFGLVESGLGGKPTLLEAGGPPFLLPLVQRDKLYNISEITRKIQGPGTVFAVGAGAGPWPIRGSNCEGIFNLSVNEKDELTNGSYTATVRGEQEECVLEKIPHTEPRCALLLNLFLSQGKPGQVLRITAKQRTGEQNFIECIRKGLENHYGDKVVGLGGIFLIKKGAAHQHVMRDFSKTPIHSDEEVNEWLKFYEMPAQLNAVGTLVTKEHDLDLRLQHFHSFSFSNWGGHYHYDTTPDIVEYEAYLNVAERVVRVDKPVATHKVGRD